The Halostella litorea region GCTGGAGGCCCTGCCGGACGTGACCGGCGTGTCGCTGTCCGGCACAGGCCCCAGCTTTACGGCGGTCGGCGAACGCGACCAACTGGAGGAACTACGAGACCAATGGGAGACACGACCGGGAACGACATGGCTGACGACGACACGGACGGACGGCGGCCGGACGAGATGAGCCTCGACGAACTCCGCGAGGAGATAGAGAGCATCGACCGCGAACTCGTCGAACTCATCGCGCGGCGCACCTACGTCGCCGACACCGTCGCGGAGGTAAAAGAACAGCACGACCTGCCGACCACCGACGAGGCCCAGGAGGCGGCGGTGATGGAACGCGCCGGCGAGAACGCCGAGCAGTTCGGCGTGGACGCGAACCTCGTGAAGGCGATCTTCCGGCTGCTGATCGAGTTGAACAAGGTCGAACAGCGCGAGAGTCGTTAGCAAATAGCACACCATCGGAAAGTACATACTCGGGAGTCGCTTCCGGCTAATTGTGAGGTGATGCGTATTAACGACAGCGACAATCGGCATCCTGATTCAGGGTATCGTTCTCGGATTCTCGATTGCGGCCCCGGTCGGCCCGATCGGAGTCCTGTGCATCCAGCGAACGCTTTCTAAAGGCCGGCTCTCGGGGTTCGTCAGCGGCCTCGGAGCGGCGTCTGCGGACGCCGTGTACGGGTCGATTGCGGGGTTCGGTATCACGGTGTTATCGTCGCTCCTGCTCGACCATCGGACGGCTATCCGTATCGGCGGTGGCCTCCTTCTCCTGTACCTCGGCGCTCAGTCGTTCCGTGCCGAGCCAGCAGAGACGGCGGTGTCCCCGTCGGACGTGGAGGGGCTCGTCAGGGACTACGGTTCGACGTTCCTACTGACGATAACCAATCCCGTGACCATTCTCGCCTTCATCGGCATCTTCACCGGACTGGGGGTCGGCGTCACGGGAGACTACACCGATGCCGCCGTGTTGGTTTGCGGTGTCTTCGTTGGCTCAGCGCTCTGGTGGTTCGCCCTGAGTATCGGTGTAAGCCGCTTCCGTTCGCGGTTCACTCGCCCGGTCATGCGTCGGGTGAATCAACTGGCAGGTGCAATCATCGTCGGCTTCGGGCTGCTCGGCCTTTGGAGTGCTCTGTAGTCGCGTTCTCTGTTTTCTTCGGCCGAAAACGCAGCAAAGTAGACGAAGTCCGTAACGTCAGTTTGAGACCTAAACAAGGTCGAACAGCGGGAGAACAGGTAGCCGTACACTGTTCGGAGGGGCTCTCCTGAGACGGTCGAACGATATGCTACCGACGTGACTCGCGTCCCGCCTCAGTCGTCCGCGCTGCTCGAAACCGTCGGGGTCGGCGGCTCGGCGGCGGACGGCTCCGACCGGACCGGCTCCCACTCCAGGTCACCCTGGTAGTGGAGCGCCGCGTTCTCCTGTTCGGGGTCTATCACCGTCAGCTGTATCCAGCCGTTGTCGAGGAGCCGGAGGAGTTGCTCGTGCTGGCGGAGGATCCCGGTGACCTGCTCGACGGGCGCGTGGATCAGCGCCGTCAGGCGCAGGGGCTGGTGGTGTGGCCGGTCGGCGTCGGCGTAGAGCGACTGGAGCGGGAGGCCGGTCATCAGGTCGCCGCCGTTGCCCTGGAACACGCCGACGTTGCCGACCGGGTTCTGCGTCACCTTCGACCCGCTGCCGTAGACGGCGTTGTCGACCGTGGCGAAGTAGTACTGGTTGTTGATCCACTGGGTGACCACGAGCGGGCCGGTGAGGATGGACTCCAGCGCGTCGCCGTCCGGGTCGGTGCGCCAGTCGTAGGAGTG contains the following coding sequences:
- a CDS encoding LysE family translocator; the encoded protein is MQRTLSKGRLSGFVSGLGAASADAVYGSIAGFGITVLSSLLLDHRTAIRIGGGLLLLYLGAQSFRAEPAETAVSPSDVEGLVRDYGSTFLLTITNPVTILAFIGIFTGLGVGVTGDYTDAAVLVCGVFVGSALWWFALSIGVSRFRSRFTRPVMRRVNQLAGAIIVGFGLLGLWSAL
- a CDS encoding chorismate mutase, coding for MADDDTDGRRPDEMSLDELREEIESIDRELVELIARRTYVADTVAEVKEQHDLPTTDEAQEAAVMERAGENAEQFGVDANLVKAIFRLLIELNKVEQRESR